The Halioglobus maricola genome segment TCGGCAGTAGTTCACTCGCCAAGGAGAATGCCGCCTCGCTGGTAGCGCCGAATATCAGCGTGCGACCCTTCAACACTCGTCAGGGCCGCCGCAATCGTTTTCAGCTGAACTTCAGGAATCACCGAAAGATCGTCGTCGTTGACGGCAGAGTGGCGTGGCTTGGGGGCCTCAACGTCGGCGACGACTACCTGGGGCTGGACCCCAAACTATCGCCGTGGCGAGACACCCACATGCGAATCGAAGGCCCGGCCGCTGTGACGGCTCAGGCAATTTTCGTCTCCGATTGGTACTGGGCTGCGAGAGAGTTTCTGGACTTCTTGTCCTGGCGGCCATATCCGACAGAGGCCGCAGGCAAACCGGCCCTGGTTCTGGGATCCGGGCCTGCAGATGAATTGGAAACCGCCAGCCTGTTTTTTACCACGGTTCTTAATCTCGCCCGCGAGCGCATATGGATTGCCACTCCCTATTTCATACCTGACGAAGCAACCATGGTTGCTCTGCGCCTCGCGCTGCTCAGAGGCACCGAGGTCCGTATTCTGACTCCGCGCCTGAACGACAATTGGTTCGTTCGACAAGCAGCCAATGTCTATCTCAGTGAACTCGCCGATATGGGAGCCCGAATTTTCTTTTATGAGAAGGGTTTCATGCATCAGAAAGTTGTCCTGATAGACAGCGCTGCAGCCATCATTGGCACTGTAAACTTCGACAATCGTTCTTTCCGCCTGAACTTTGAAGTATCCGGCGCTGTTGCCGACAGCGAATTCGCGAACCAGGTGGAAACGATGCTGGAGCAAGACTTTGGCAATTCGACAGAGGCCTCAGATTACCGGTTGCGCGATCAACCTTTTCTGGATCGCCTCCAGGCTCGCACTGCAGCGCTGCTGGCGCCGGTGCTGTGAGCCGCCCTGAACAGGCTTGCCCTCTTTGGCGTTCTCACCGTATAGGCCTGCTCACTCACCTACTTTTGCTGCTACTTATCACAAGCTGTAGCACACAAGAAAAATCATCCGATACATTGGCCGTGCTCTCTGCCAATACTTTACGCCCAACCCAACTGTTCATCCCTGCGTCTTATCACGATGGAAGGCCAGCGCCCCTACTCATCCTGCTCCATGGCTTTGGGCTCGATGGCCGGCTTCAGGATGCCTACCTGCATATTAAACCGGCGGCACTCGAACGCGGCTATCTCTACGCCCATCCAAACGGTACACGTGACGCAGGCGGCTCTCGATTCTGGAACTCGGGCGAAGCCTGCTGCAACTTCTTTAACGCGTCCGTAGATGATGCTGCCTATATCACGGAGCTGGTGAATGAGGCGAAAGAGCGTTTCAAGGTTGATCCGGAGCGAGTTTTTTTGGTGGGTTACTCAAATGGAGGGTTTCTTGCACACAAGCTCGCTTGTGATCAGGCAGACACTTTCGCCGCTATCGTGAGCATTGCCGGTTCGATGGATAGTTATAATTCGCCTTGCATGGTGAACGGGAGGGTCAGCGTTCTGCAGGTACACGGCACTCTCGATCTCACGATTCTGTATTCGGGCGGGATGCTGGCCGGCAGTCAGTATAAAGGGGCAATGGATACAGCAGAGACATGGGCTGCCCGTAATGGCTGCCAGTCGCCGCCGGAAAAGGCGCCCAACATCGACCTCGAAGCTGGCATCGCTGGACGAGAGACTGGCGTTTATCAGTGGCGCAAAGGTTGCGATTCAGGCGCTCACGTGGAGCTCTGGAAAATTAACGCAGCGAGCCACGCGCCCTTGTTCAATAAGCAATTTACCGGAGCGCTGCTGGACTTTCTTGACGACAATATTGCCGCCAAAGGAACTACTTTATGGGGCGGCCCAGGGAATCAGTGATACGATGCGAGCAATAATCCATGTTCCGCTCCTGTCTCAAGCTACACTGGCTCGGACATGCGTGAGTTTCAAGAACTCGATGGAGGGCACCGATGCCTGATACAGCCGCAGAATTGTCAGCGCTTAAGCAGCAGCTAGAGCAGGTGCGTGAAGCACGTCTAAGTGCACCGGCGCCAACCACTCCCCCGCCTGTGCCGGTTGAAACCGACGCGCCCGGCGTCGATACCATACCCGAGGCACTCAGCGACTGGCTGGATGAAAACGGTGAACTCGATCCGGAAATCGCTATGGAAAAAATACAGAAATTCGGGCGTGAATGGCTGGAGGGGTTCAATGAAGACCTGTCCGATGCCAAGCCATCAAGCATTCTTGCAATATTTGCTCTCGGCGTGATGGTCGGGAAACTAAGTTAGGAGAACATCATGTCTGATCCGGTATTCAAACTGCAGCTGCTCGCCCGGGCGGAACTGGCGCTAACGGAAATCTATGCCCGCCGCGCCGCCACTCGCACAGGCTATCTGGCCTTCGCCCTGGTCTTGGCCCTACTTGGGTTGGGTATGCTCAATCTCGCAGGCTACCTGGCCCTGAGCACGAGTGTCAGCCCTGCGATGGCAGCCTTAATCATGGCCATCGCCAACGGGGTCATTGCTGCCTTGGTCATCTCGGCTAGTCGCAAAGCGGGCCCCTCTGAAGGCGAAGAGCGCATGGCCAGAGAGCTCCGTGAGTTGGCCTATCGTGAGGTAAGCGAAGATGTCGATGAAGTTAAAGCCCGGCTTGAACACCTCACTGGTGAAGTCACTGCGATAGGCGAAAGTGTCAACCGCGGTGCCAGTACCTTGAAATTCCTGATTGGCCTGCTGAAAAAGGGATAGCGTTGAGATGGGCAAGCGAAAACGCAAACAACAACCGGTACTGGTGCTGCACCGAAAATCAGCGAACCGGCCTGAAGTAAAGGCCGCCGTGAAAGCAGTGCGTAGTCGAGGTATTGATCTCAAGGTACGCATTCCCTGGAACAAGAAGGACAAGCCCCGCGTAGTGCGTGAACTCATTGCCGCGGGTCACCAGCGCCTGATCGCCGGCGGCGGCGACGGCACGCTCAATGCCATCGCCGACGCACTGGTGCGCCATGCAGAACACGACGAGTGTCCCACGATGGGCATCCTGCCGCTGGGCACCGCGAATGACCTGGCTCACGGCCTTGGCTTGCCCTGTGAAGATCTGGATTCCTGTCTCTACCTCGCCGCCACGGGCGATGCGAAGCCGATGGATCTGGGTATTATGAATGGCCGACACTTCATCAATGTAGCCAGCGGCGGCTTCGGAGCCCAGGTGACTGCGACGACGCCTCAAGACGTCAAACGTCATCTGGGTGGCGCAGCGTATACACTCAACGGATTGATCAAAATCTGGGAGATGAAGCCTTACCGAGGGTCTCTTCATCTTCCCGGCCAGGCACCCATTGAAGGGAGCATGGTATTGATGGCGGTCGGTAACAATCGCCTGGCAGGTGGTGGCTTTGAGGTCGCTCCGGCCGCAGATCCCGCAGACGGCCTCCTGGATCTCATGATATTGACCGATTCCGTGATCACCGAGCCCGGGCCCACCCTGGCCGAGCTCAAGGACCCGCTCAATCCCGCCAACACACGCCTGCGCTATGTGCAGGCACCCGCGTTCAGGATAGAGGCAGAGACCCCCGTCCATATTAATCTGGATGGGGAGCCGGTTGTTTCAAAAGAACTGAACTTCTCTGTACTCGAGCACGCGCTTAACGTGGTGTATTAAGAGCAAAGCTCGGGAACCTGTCTACTGATCGCAAGTGACAGGAACGGTATCGCGCTCCGAGCACAACAGCTCTCAGTAGTTCCACATCGTACCGTCTTCCAGACGTACCACTGGATGATAGCGGCGCTCGTAGCTGTAGCGCTGCGCCTCATTCTCATCGAAATCTACGCCTAGCCCCGGCGCATCGCTGATAAGAAATTGGCCGTCTTCGCAGCGGTGCTCAGAGGGAAACAGAGCATCGCACTCAGGGGTTCCCAGCACCAGATATTCCTGAATGCCAAAATTGGGAGCCCAGGCGTTGAGGTGGCCCTGGGCGGCCATTGAGATCGGGGAATGACTGGGTGCCCCATGGAAGCCTGTTCTAACGTGATGGATGGCGGCCAGCTCGACGATCCGTTTGGCGTGGGTAATGCCGCCAGCATAGGTAACCGATACCCGGATAAAGTCGATGAGTTCCTGCTCGATCATATCCTTGCAGTCCCAGAGCGAATTGAACACCTCCCCTATCGCTATCGGAATTGTGGTGTGCTCCCTGATAAGCTTAAGAGCCATCTGATCCTCCGCGGGCGTTGGGTCTTCAAGCCAGAACAAATTGTACTTCTCAACTTCCCTGCCGAAGGCAGCGGCTTCCCGGGGGGTTAATCGATGATGGACATCGTGTAGAACCTTCAACTCCGGGCCGAAGCGATCTCGAATTTTCTCGAAAACATGCGGCATATACCTCAGGTATTTTTCACTATCCCAGATCTCCTCATCTGGCAGCGTGCCGTATTGGGTAATGAAGTGTTTGCTATCGTCATTCTTGCCAGAGATTCCGTAGCCTCCGGCTGGCATTCCAGGGATGCCGCATTGCACCCGAACCGCCTTGTATCCCTGGGACTGGTAGTGCTCGATCGTATCGAGCAAGGCCTCCAGGTCTGATCCAGTGGCGTGAGCGTAAACCATAGCGCCATCGCGGCTTTTGCCACCAAACAACTGATAGGCTGGCAGGCCGGCCACTTTTCCCTTGATATCCCAAAGCGCCATATCAATCGCGCCAATCGCCGCCATCGAAATTGGCCCGCGTCTGAAGTAGGCACCGCGATAAAAGTACTGCCAGATATCCTCGCTGTTCATCGGATCCTTGCCAATAAGACAGGGAATCAGATAGTCCGTCAGATATTGGGCTGGGAGGGTTTCGCGATTGTTGAGGGTGGCATCCCCGAGGCCGTAAACACCCTCATCGGTCATGATCTTTAAGGTAACGTAGTTCTTGCCGGGGCCACCAACGAATACTTCAGCATGTGTAATTTTCAAAATAGTTTTCCTGTTCCAGTCGCCACAAAGGCAATCAATATGAACCGTCTACAAGTCGTCTTAAACCAGTGTTGCCATCCCGCAGCTCAGCGGACAGCAAAGATGCCGGCATATCCTGATAGCTAACCGGCCTTAAAAAACGGTAAATCGCAGCGCTGCCCACCGACGTAGTGCGGCTATCTGATGTCGCGGGGAATGGCCCGCCATGAACCATCGCGTGACAAACCTCCACACCAGTTGGATAACCATTGCAGAGCACCCTGCCCACCTTGCGCTCCAGCACGGTAAGCAGCTTTCTGGCGATATCAGTATCATCATCATGCAATTGCAGAGTGGCCGTCAGCTGTCCTTCCAGAGACTCCGCCACGGCAACGAGCTCCTCTGTTGATTCACATTGAACGACAAGTGACGCCGCACCAAAAACTTCATCTTGCATACTCGCGTCTTCGAGAAACTGTTTTGCAGTAGACATGAATAGATTCGCCTGACATCCGTTTGGGGAATCTGCTTCCGCTCCCTGTGAAAGCAGTTCCACTGCGGGATTTCCGACCATGTTTGCAACGCTGTTCTCATAGGCTCGATGAATACCTTCGGTCAGCATAGTCTGCGCCGGCACGCCGGAGAGGTCCGCAGAAGCTGCACTGATAAATTCATTGAGCGCTTCGCTCGCCAGCCCTACAACGAGGCCAGGGTTGGTGCAAAACTGCCCTGCCCCCAGCGTCAATGAACTCACAAATCCAGAAGCCAGCTCCTCCCCGCTGTTTTCAAGAGCATTGGGCAGCAGGAACACAGGGTTAATACTGCTCATTTCTGCATAGACTGGAATGGGCTCCGACCGTCTTGCAGCGACATTCATTAGCGCCAGACCTGCTGCTCTCGACCCCGTGAAGCCAACGGCTTTTATGGCTGCGTCCGCTACCAATGCTTTTCCTATTTCAATTCCACTGTCAAAGAGCAGCGAAAATACACCCGCGGGGATATTGCTTCTGCTCGCGGCACAGTGAATTGCTTTTGCTACGAGCTCACTGGTACCGGGATGCGCTGGATGCGCCTTGACGACAACCGGGCATCCCGCAGCCAAGGCAGACGCGGTATCGCCACCGGCCACCGAGAACGCCAGCGGAAAATTGCTGGCACCAAATACCGCTACGGGGCCCAGTGGAATGTGGCGAAGACGAATGTCAGACCGAGGCAATGGCGTTCTATCGGGCAGCGCAGGGTCAATTCTCGCATCCACCCAGTGGCCTGCGCGTACCACACTGGCAAACAGCCTCAACTGGCCGACCGTTCGACCGCGCTCACCTTCGATACGTATCCGTGGCAGGCCACTTTCAGCCACGGCCCTGTCAACAAGCGCATCACCCAACGCGAGAATTTCTTCGGCAATGCACTCGAGAAAGCACGCCCGCTGCTCCAACGGAATATTTCGATACTCATCAAAAGCGACAGATGCAAGGCTACAAGCCTCGCGGACATTGTCCTCATTCGCACACGCAAATGACGGCTCGAGCGTTTCCCCGCTCGCCGGGTTCTGTGCGTAAAACGCTGTGCCACTCCCTGCAATACAGCGCCCGCCTATGACCATCTCACCGCAAATATTCACTTCAACTACTCCTGTTAGTAACTTTCTTTCACACTCGGACCGGGTTGCTTATGTCAGCACCATCGTCGACATCATCCTCATCGCTGTCATGCCCTTCTGGGACGTCAGTTGTCGCAGAGAAGAGCGCAAAGCCGACGAGAAAAACCAATGCGCCACATGCCAGAAACACGAGCCTGCCCCACAGTGGATTTGGCATCGCCATCAAGGCCATTACCAGGATTCCCGCTATAGCGACCATACGGCCCAACAAGATGCGCTGGCGGTTATCCAGGTGGGCATGGTCTCGTTCCTCTTTCACCAGCGGCGTATGGATATTGGTAAAGAAGCGCTCTACCGCTTCACTTCGTTCCGCGGGCAACTCTTTATAGAACAGCGTCGTCAAACAAAAGAAGCCTCCGGTGATAACAATGTGACTGAACAGACTGATCGTGACTGTAAGGTCGGTCCACTCGCGCCGCGTGAATTCAGTGCTCAGACCCAGCAGCTGCTGCACATGCGCAGGCTCCAGGACTGCAGCGATGAAATAGGAAACGATAGCGCCGACCATGATCGTCGCCCAGGCAGCCCAGTCGGGAGTCTTGCGAATAAAGAAGCCCAGGAAGCTCGGGATCATTTGCGGGAATCCCAGCAGCGCACTCATATATAACATCGCATCAAACAGGCTCAGTTCCTTCAGCGAGTTCAAGAACAACGCCAGCGAAATAATGATCGCTCCAAAGCAGATCGTCGCCACGCGAGAGACAATCATCAGTCGACTTTCTGAGATGTTCGGAACCAGTACCGGCTGCACAAAGTTTTTAACAAATATGCCCGCATTACGATTCAATCCAGAATCGATAGAGCTCATGGTCGCAGCAAACATCGCTGCCACTAACAGGCCGATCATACCGACCGGCATATAGATCTCGACGAAGGCGAGATAGGCTGCATCTGCATATTTCGCGCCGAGCTCAGGATGCATGGCACTGATATCTATGCCCGAACCCGCCATAAACCACGAAGGAATGAACCAGATAATGGGCCCAAGCGTCATCAGCAGACACGCCAACAACGCGCCTTTACGCGCATTGTTTGAATCCTTGGCGGTGAGGTATCGGTAGGAGTAAAGGATGTTATTGGTCAATCCAATTTGCTTGAGGAAAATACTAAACGCCCAGACATAGATGATGGCCATGTAGTTCATATCTGATCCGGCGACGAAATCACCCGGGAATTTTTCGACGATTGGCATGAAACCGCCCGCCTCGTAGATCCCCACAGCAGCGCAAGCCACGGTGACAGCCACAATCACAATCATCTGCATAAAGTCCGATGCAATCACAGCCCAGGCACCACCGGTCACTGACATAATCAGTACCACGAGGCCGGTGGCTATGATCGTGACCTCCATGCTGTAGTCAAAAATAGTAGAGGTAACAATTGCCAACCCATTTAGCGCGATACTTGCGCTAATCATGGTGGT includes the following:
- a CDS encoding sodium:solute symporter family transporter — protein: MDLNTAVVLIYFVFLIAIGWAFRNLTSNTSDYFRGGGNVLWWMVGASAFMTQFSSWTFTGAAGKAYTDGIAVAFIFVGNAIGFFLNYLYFAPRFRQMRVVTVVEALRLRFGKTNEQAFAWVNMFTTMISASIALNGLAIVTSTIFDYSMEVTIIATGLVVLIMSVTGGAWAVIASDFMQMIVIVAVTVACAAVGIYEAGGFMPIVEKFPGDFVAGSDMNYMAIIYVWAFSIFLKQIGLTNNILYSYRYLTAKDSNNARKGALLACLLMTLGPIIWFIPSWFMAGSGIDISAMHPELGAKYADAAYLAFVEIYMPVGMIGLLVAAMFAATMSSIDSGLNRNAGIFVKNFVQPVLVPNISESRLMIVSRVATICFGAIIISLALFLNSLKELSLFDAMLYMSALLGFPQMIPSFLGFFIRKTPDWAAWATIMVGAIVSYFIAAVLEPAHVQQLLGLSTEFTRREWTDLTVTISLFSHIVITGGFFCLTTLFYKELPAERSEAVERFFTNIHTPLVKEERDHAHLDNRQRILLGRMVAIAGILVMALMAMPNPLWGRLVFLACGALVFLVGFALFSATTDVPEGHDSDEDDVDDGADISNPVRV
- the yegS gene encoding lipid kinase YegS, whose amino-acid sequence is MGKRKRKQQPVLVLHRKSANRPEVKAAVKAVRSRGIDLKVRIPWNKKDKPRVVRELIAAGHQRLIAGGGDGTLNAIADALVRHAEHDECPTMGILPLGTANDLAHGLGLPCEDLDSCLYLAATGDAKPMDLGIMNGRHFINVASGGFGAQVTATTPQDVKRHLGGAAYTLNGLIKIWEMKPYRGSLHLPGQAPIEGSMVLMAVGNNRLAGGGFEVAPAADPADGLLDLMILTDSVITEPGPTLAELKDPLNPANTRLRYVQAPAFRIEAETPVHINLDGEPVVSKELNFSVLEHALNVVY
- a CDS encoding alpha/beta hydrolase family esterase; this translates as MLSANTLRPTQLFIPASYHDGRPAPLLILLHGFGLDGRLQDAYLHIKPAALERGYLYAHPNGTRDAGGSRFWNSGEACCNFFNASVDDAAYITELVNEAKERFKVDPERVFLVGYSNGGFLAHKLACDQADTFAAIVSIAGSMDSYNSPCMVNGRVSVLQVHGTLDLTILYSGGMLAGSQYKGAMDTAETWAARNGCQSPPEKAPNIDLEAGIAGRETGVYQWRKGCDSGAHVELWKINAASHAPLFNKQFTGALLDFLDDNIAAKGTTLWGGPGNQ
- the cls gene encoding cardiolipin synthase, with product MIAFIVALSFILGIVSAVHAILETRTPQGAIAWVVCLLVFPIVSVPAYWVLGRSRFHGYVNAWQEASDAIRKPLDEALEEFKPLQVQAPESMPEYAAITRLANFQFVTGNHTELLIDGQNTFESIEAGIEAATDYVLFQFYILRLDGVGNRFKEQLIRKAREGVKVLVLYDELGSSSLAKENAASLVAPNISVRPFNTRQGRRNRFQLNFRNHRKIVVVDGRVAWLGGLNVGDDYLGLDPKLSPWRDTHMRIEGPAAVTAQAIFVSDWYWAAREFLDFLSWRPYPTEAAGKPALVLGSGPADELETASLFFTTVLNLARERIWIATPYFIPDEATMVALRLALLRGTEVRILTPRLNDNWFVRQAANVYLSELADMGARIFFYEKGFMHQKVVLIDSAAAIIGTVNFDNRSFRLNFEVSGAVADSEFANQVETMLEQDFGNSTEASDYRLRDQPFLDRLQARTAALLAPVL
- the manD gene encoding D-mannonate dehydratase ManD encodes the protein MKITHAEVFVGGPGKNYVTLKIMTDEGVYGLGDATLNNRETLPAQYLTDYLIPCLIGKDPMNSEDIWQYFYRGAYFRRGPISMAAIGAIDMALWDIKGKVAGLPAYQLFGGKSRDGAMVYAHATGSDLEALLDTIEHYQSQGYKAVRVQCGIPGMPAGGYGISGKNDDSKHFITQYGTLPDEEIWDSEKYLRYMPHVFEKIRDRFGPELKVLHDVHHRLTPREAAAFGREVEKYNLFWLEDPTPAEDQMALKLIREHTTIPIAIGEVFNSLWDCKDMIEQELIDFIRVSVTYAGGITHAKRIVELAAIHHVRTGFHGAPSHSPISMAAQGHLNAWAPNFGIQEYLVLGTPECDALFPSEHRCEDGQFLISDAPGLGVDFDENEAQRYSYERRYHPVVRLEDGTMWNY
- a CDS encoding aldehyde dehydrogenase (NADP(+)) — encoded protein: MNICGEMVIGGRCIAGSGTAFYAQNPASGETLEPSFACANEDNVREACSLASVAFDEYRNIPLEQRACFLECIAEEILALGDALVDRAVAESGLPRIRIEGERGRTVGQLRLFASVVRAGHWVDARIDPALPDRTPLPRSDIRLRHIPLGPVAVFGASNFPLAFSVAGGDTASALAAGCPVVVKAHPAHPGTSELVAKAIHCAASRSNIPAGVFSLLFDSGIEIGKALVADAAIKAVGFTGSRAAGLALMNVAARRSEPIPVYAEMSSINPVFLLPNALENSGEELASGFVSSLTLGAGQFCTNPGLVVGLASEALNEFISAASADLSGVPAQTMLTEGIHRAYENSVANMVGNPAVELLSQGAEADSPNGCQANLFMSTAKQFLEDASMQDEVFGAASLVVQCESTEELVAVAESLEGQLTATLQLHDDDTDIARKLLTVLERKVGRVLCNGYPTGVEVCHAMVHGGPFPATSDSRTTSVGSAAIYRFLRPVSYQDMPASLLSAELRDGNTGLRRLVDGSY